The DNA sequence TTGTGTAACAGGGTTTTGATGTAGAGCCCTTTCAAAACATCATTATCTATCCAACTTTTCATTGTGAAAGTTCAATTGAGATAGTGGTAGATATGATACCGAAAACAAGAATTACAGGTAAATTAACTGTGAAAATAAATTCTATAGAAGTAGTGTTGGAAGCAGCTAAAAATAAAGAAAAAGGATAGATGAAGACTGCCCAAAGAGAATCAGTAGGATGTAGGATTGTATAAAAGACTGTTCTAGTATATTAAGTAACCGGGAAGGAAATAGAAATTTTCGAATGCGTGGAAAACAAAACTCACTTATTTACTAAATCCGAATATTACCTTTAATCGTTCCTGTGCTTCGTAATGGTCAGTATGATAAAATACGATATATATAAGGACAAATTAAAATCTACCTTTATTCTAGCGAACTTAAAATTAGATTATTTGATGATGAATAAAAATTATTAAATGAGTTATTTAGGAGGATTTAAATGCTTAAACTAATTGGTTGGAGTAACCCGGGTAGAAGTATAAGTGATACTACACATAGACAAATGTTTGGGATTATGTCCTATTTAAAAGATAAAGATAAGGTTGGTCAGGATGTTTGGAACTCTGAACTTCAAGCAAAAATCGGAAAAACAATAGATGTTAATAAACCAAGTACGCTTCGTCACATAGTTGGATTTATGAAGAGTATTGGAATAATTTACGGAGATTCCTTGCAAGGTGGGAAAGTACCCGATAGTAGACATCTAGTAACGCAGAGTGGCGAGGTTCTATATCAGCTAATTGAAATGGAACAACTCGCGAAAGAACAGAAAAAAAAAGAAGTTATTGAGCAAGTCGGTACTATGTATAAGCATTTCTATGCGAACGCTTTTATTTATTGGTATGTAAGAGGTACAGATATCCATGTTGTGAGAACGGTTTTAAAGACACTTGATAAATTTGACTCGCTAGATAAAATGGAATGGTTTATTATGAATACCTTTATTACGGCTACCGATAATGCGGTACAAGAAGAAATAGTAGAAAAATATATTGAGCAATACCGTAATAAAGAGCTTACCTTAACAAAAGATAGTATTGTTGAAAATGTAAATGCTTATGGTTTTTGGGCTTCACTTCTTAACTATACAGGACTTATTAGAAAAGAAGGAAGTAAAATATACAAGGGGAATTTACACCCCGAATTGACTAATGCAATATTAGAAGATGATTTTTTACAACATTTTGATATAGAGGAACGATATAATTTACGAATGTAAAAGGGAGTATGCCATTTGAGTAACGAGAATTCATACAAAAAAGCAAATGCAATAACAAAACAGGGTTTTAAAGATCAGGTGAGTAAAATGGCTGAACTTGTGGGTGCTACTATCCCGAAGGATGCGGATTTTACAAGGGAAAAAAGAGGGGTATATAACCAGTCTATCTCATTAGATACAGTAAAAGAATTTATAAGTAATAGGGGAATGAGAATCTCAGATAGAATGATTAGAAGGTATCACTTATCTCTTATAAATAAAGGGTTTGTTATTCTATCAGGGATTAGTGGTACTGGGAAAACTTGGTTAGCTGAACTTTATGCGGAAGCCATTGGAGCTAAGAAATTAGTTGTACCAGTTGCTCCAAACTGGACGTCTAATGAGGACTTATTGGGGTTTTATAATCCACTGGATAACGAATATAAGCACACTGAATTCAGCAAATTTCTTATGGAAGCACAAGATGAGTATGTAGCTTCACTACAAGAAAAGCGACAGCCAGTACCATATCATATTATCTTAGATGAGATGAACTTGGCTCGTGTGGAATACTATTTTGCAAAATTTTTATCCCTTCTAGAAGTAAAAGGTAGAAATGAAGAAGTATACATTGATATTCCTCCAAAAGACAGAATTATATTAACTCCTAATCTATTTTTTATCGGGACTATTAATGTAGATGAAACAACACAAAGTTTTGCTGATAAAGTGTACGATCGTGCTCAACTTATAGAAGTGGAAATTAGTAGAGAGGAAATTAAAGCTGCACTAGGCGCTGAAGAATATAGTGATGTTATCATGGAGATATGGGACACAGTATTTGAGGTTGCCCCTTTTGCTTATCGTGTAATTGGAGACTTAAAAAAGTATATAGAAGATGCAGAGAAAGTTGGACAAAGCTGGAATGTTGCATTAGATGAACAAGTATTACAGAAAATATTGCCGAAGATAAAGGGTACTGATCTAGAAATTGGAGGCAAACTAGAAGAATTAAAAATTATTCTTGATAGAGCTAATTTAGAATTAAGCACTGAAAAAGTAAACAAAATGTTAGAGAGGTATGCTAGATATGGAGTTGCAAGCTACTTTTGATTTAAACTTTTATTGCGAGCAACAAAGAGGCTACATCCAAGAACCAAAAGAATGGCAATCCGTAATTTTGGAAATAGCTGTTGATATAGATAGGTGGGATTATTACGAACTATCCATAAATAATCAACCTGTAGAGCTTTTTCTAAAAATAATAGGTGCTAGTAAGCGATTAGTGACCAAAAGTTTCCGATTTTCCGCTGGACACTATAAATTGAAGTTATTTTATGACAAAGCTAATCGATATAGAAATTTTACAGTAGTTCCTTCCAAAATTAGTAAAGATGCTCATGTAGTTATGCTGGAAGAGTTAATTTATAAGCTTCCTGTGGATATATCAGTCAGCTTAAACCGATTAGGGGCGTTTACTGGAATAAGGTTTGTTCCAACTACGCATTCAACTGTTGCTCAAGAGCTTCTTCGAATTCAAAGAGCTATCTTAGGTACGAATAAGAAAATGGGATTAGTAAAAGTATTAGATATATTGACTAAAGCTCCTCATCGAATCTTGAAGACGCAAGATGTATGGGTAAGATCAGAATATGTTAGACGTCCCAATGCTACTAAAATTGCCTATTCGCTTGTGCAACCAAATAATCTTAGTTCGCAAAGTCTACCAGTAAGGCTTATGGACAGTAGGGTAGAGCATTCTTATAATATATATGAAAATCAGTTACTACAGTTATATATACATCAGGTAAACACCCAGCTTCGGAAGTTGAAGAAGATATTGCTAGCTCTTAACAATCAATCTTTATATGAGCAGGTTATACTGTTAGAAACAAAAATGGAACGAGCTACTAAAAGTGCGACTTTTCTTCATGAAGTCGATGTCCCAAACCACATAAGTTTAAAAATAACGATGGTTTTGTTAAATGTTCCTGCATATCGTGCGGTTTTAGATGGGTTTCAAGAGTTTCGCAAGGTGATGATATCAAATATAAATGAGAGAGAAATGGATTCACCATTAGAGAATACGCCGGAATTATATCAAAAGTGGGGGACACTTAAGATATTAGCTATTTTGTTAGATGAAGCTCTTAAAGCGGGATATGTTGTGAAAATGCAAAGATTATTGACCCCAATTCTTGGTAGTAATACGGTAAAGGTCCTGTCGGATGGGAAACCAGCTATTATTCTTGAGAATCCTATTACGAATAACATAGTAAGGTTTATTCCAGAGAGGTCATTTACATCGAAAGGGAAGAGCTTAAGAAGTATTAGTTATATCCAAAGACCAGATATAGCGATTGAAGTTTCTAAACCAAATGGGAAAACCTCTATATTCTTATTTGACCCCAAATATAAATTGCAAAGTGAAGATGAAATTTTTGATAATGCACTTAATCATAATAATAAAGGGAAACCTCAGAAAGT is a window from the Evansella cellulosilytica DSM 2522 genome containing:
- a CDS encoding McrB family protein gives rise to the protein MSNENSYKKANAITKQGFKDQVSKMAELVGATIPKDADFTREKRGVYNQSISLDTVKEFISNRGMRISDRMIRRYHLSLINKGFVILSGISGTGKTWLAELYAEAIGAKKLVVPVAPNWTSNEDLLGFYNPLDNEYKHTEFSKFLMEAQDEYVASLQEKRQPVPYHIILDEMNLARVEYYFAKFLSLLEVKGRNEEVYIDIPPKDRIILTPNLFFIGTINVDETTQSFADKVYDRAQLIEVEISREEIKAALGAEEYSDVIMEIWDTVFEVAPFAYRVIGDLKKYIEDAEKVGQSWNVALDEQVLQKILPKIKGTDLEIGGKLEELKIILDRANLELSTEKVNKMLERYARYGVASYF
- a CDS encoding DUF2357 domain-containing protein; translation: MELQATFDLNFYCEQQRGYIQEPKEWQSVILEIAVDIDRWDYYELSINNQPVELFLKIIGASKRLVTKSFRFSAGHYKLKLFYDKANRYRNFTVVPSKISKDAHVVMLEELIYKLPVDISVSLNRLGAFTGIRFVPTTHSTVAQELLRIQRAILGTNKKMGLVKVLDILTKAPHRILKTQDVWVRSEYVRRPNATKIAYSLVQPNNLSSQSLPVRLMDSRVEHSYNIYENQLLQLYIHQVNTQLRKLKKILLALNNQSLYEQVILLETKMERATKSATFLHEVDVPNHISLKITMVLLNVPAYRAVLDGFQEFRKVMISNINEREMDSPLENTPELYQKWGTLKILAILLDEALKAGYVVKMQRLLTPILGSNTVKVLSDGKPAIILENPITNNIVRFIPERSFTSKGKSLRSISYIQRPDIAIEVSKPNGKTSIFLFDPKYKLQSEDEIFDNALNHNNKGKPQKVDIDKMHAYRDAIRDEKGGQVVEHASILYPGETVEYINGLSAIQAYPSMDKELIEPVEKVINAALEG